The DNA segment TACGCGCTGTCGATCCTGTGGGTTCACCAGACGCCACCGTCAAGGGAACCAGCATCGAACTCTACCTCTTTGGTTGGAACCGACCAACAACAGGCCTGTCCATCACTGGAGACACTGCCACCGTTCAAGCCTTCTCTGCAATCCCGCGCTGAGATACCGGTGTTCGTGGATGCTCATAGCGAGAGGATCCGCCACAAGACGTCCTGCGAGAACCAGGGGACCGCTTGCGGGGAACACTCGAGAGACCAGCGGTTCCAGGAGGTAATCGTCAGGTCCTGTAGGAAGCGGTTGCACCAAATCCCCAGTACGAGAGATGCGTGTGAACTCCTATGAACCCACTCATGTGATCGGTCACAACACTCACCATGCGCTCGATGACACGCCCAGCAGCATCGTCCGGCCTCGACCTTCCGATCCTCGGAGGAGCACAGGGCATCCCTCGCATCGACCCACCACCGTCACGGTCGCTGGTTGCCGAGCACTCAAGTGCCAACATGGTCGCCATGAGCGTGCTTGGGACCGCAACGACCGGACGAAATGACAAACTCACGATCACCAGAAGGCTCCACGATTCAGCGCGGGGATGGATCTCCCTTGACCACCCCTCCCATCATGGGAGAGGGCAAAGTCGGCGCCAAAACTACCCTGATCGCTGCTCGTGGTCGTTGGCTAGGCTATGGTTACATCCAACGGGGGTTCCTAACGAGAGGGGAAGAGATGGCTCGTTCGCTTCGACATCTTGCACAGACGACCGCACTGGTGGCTAGCGCCGCACTCATGCTGGCGGCGTGTGGATCCACGAGTTCAACTGCACCATCGTCGACGAACAAGAGCACTCCGCTCCAGATGCTGACCATCGGCTCCTCCAATGTCTTTCCGCCGACGCTCAACCCCACCGCCAACGCCTCACAGGCCATCGATGAGGTCATCGATTACAACGTACTCCAACACCTTGTCCAGCTTGCACCCAATGGATCGATCGTCCCGGTGTTGGCCAGCTCGTACACGGTGAGCGACGCAAACAAGGTCTACACCTTCACCATCCGCAAAGGCGTAACCTTCTCGAACGGTAATCCGCTCACACCAGCTGACGTCGTCTTCAGCATGAAACGGGTATACGCCCCTGGCTCGACCTACCCCTACGGCAAGATCTTTGACGTCTCCTCCGTAGAGCAGGTGGGTTCCGATCAGGTGCGTGTGACGCTGACGACGCCAAGTTGGAACTGGCTCTATGACTTAGCCGCCTACTCCAACGGCGTTATCCTCGACCCATCGACAGTATCGACCTTGGCAACCGATCCCATCGGGACGGGTCCCTTCAAGGTGACCGGTGAGGTCTCGAACTACTCGGTGTCGTTAGCGAGGAACAACCAATACTGGGGATACAAGCCCCATGTCTCGGGTGTGGTCTTCCGCTACTTCTCCAACGCTGACTCCTTGAATGCAGCGCTGCAAAGCGGTGAGGTAAACATGATCGACAACCTCTCTGCGCCATCGGATGCGACGCTGTTCAAATCGAATCCAAAGTATAAAGTTGTCTCCAGTCTCACCAACGGCAAGGTTCAGATGACGCTGAACAACACCTATGGACCGCTCAGCAACAAATTGGTACGCCAGGCCATCCTCTTCGCAACCGATCGCAAGGCGATCATGAATGCCGCATCGGGTGGCTACGGACTGATCGACGGCACCGATACCGTGCCCGCCGATCCGTACTACATCAACCTCGCCAGCGAATACCCCTACAACGTCACCAAGGCTAGGAAGTTGATGGCAGAGGCGGGTTATTCCAAGGGGTTTTCGCTTCAGTTGGTCCTGCCACCGTACTTCTATGCCAAGCTAGCTGCTCCGCTGCTCGTCTCTGAACTCGGTGCCATTGGCATCAAGGTCAGTGTCTCCACGATCGATTTTCCCCTCTGGATCTCCCAGGTCTTTGAGGGGGGCGACTTCCAGGCGACCATCATCGACCAGGCGGAAGGGCGAGACGTCTCCAACTATGGGACCACCGGCTACTACTGGCACTATGCCAAGACGCCTGAGATTGCCAGTGAGCTGACCGCCGCAAACGCCGCGCCCACAAAGGCACAGTGGATTGCGGGTTACCAGAAGGTGCTCAAGCAGATCACCGCCGATGCGGTCAACGATTGGCTCTACATCGCACCCTTCATCACCGTCATCGACAAAAACATCGTAGGCATCCCCACCAGCGCCTACACGGAGTCCTACAATCTCTCCTATGTTGGAATCGGTGGCACGATCCCCACTTCAGCCAAACAGCTTGGCTACCTCAGTTAACCACATGAAGCTGGGGCTGTCTGTCGCCAGAGGAAGAGGTCGATCGCGGGTCTATCGATGACAGGGGTCCACATTGCTCATCGCTGAGCTGCCAAAGGCGGGCGACGTCGCCACGCGGCGTCGGGTACACGCTCACGAACTCCGAAGGTTCCTCATACGGCGTCTCGCCACACTCCTCATCACTCTGTTTCTCGCCTCGGTGCTCGTCTTCTGGATCCTCAATATCCTGCCCGGTAAGCCTGCGCAGGTCATTCTCGGAACCCAGGCTACGCCGAGTGCCGTGGCGGCCCTCACCGCAAAATTGGGACTCAACCGCCCGCTAGTGGCGCAGTATTTTCACTGGATCCACGGACTTTTGACGTTGCACTTAGGAGACTCCTATATCTCCTCACAACCAATCGCCCCAGTCATCGGAGCAGCCCTTGAGGTGACCGGTCCACTGATACTGGGTGGGCTCCTCGTGGGCCTCTTGATCGCCGTACCTCTTGGCATCGCCAGCGCAATTCGCCACACGAAACGCTCAGGCGTCGTACTCTCCGGGCTCGCCCAAGTTGGCATCGCAATACCAAACTTTGTACTCGGAATCCTGTTGATCATCGTGTTCGCCGTCGATCTCAAGGTGCTGCCAGCAAGTGGCTTCACCACCTGGTCTACCAGCGTAACGGGGGCGCTGCAGTCGTTGATTCTGCCAGCGATCTCGCTCGGACTCGTCGAGGGTGCGATTCTGGCGCGCTACATCCGCACCTCAGTGGTGGAGGTGTTAGGTGCCGACTTTCTTCGTACCGCTCGCGCGAAGGGGCTTCGCCCCAACCAGGCCCTCATTCGTCACGGGCTTCGCAATGCCAGCATCCCAGTGCTCACCGTCCTTGGCCTCGAACTCTCCGGGCTCATCATCGGAGCGGTCGTCATCGAAGCCGTCTTTACCCTCCCCGGCCTCGGAAGTCTCCTGCTCTCGAGTGTGGCGAATCGTGACCTCATCACCGTCCAAGACATCGTCATGCTCGTCGCAGCCACCGTCCTGGTCGTCAATCTTATCGTCGACCTGCTCTATCGGATCATCGATCCTCGCATGGGGCTACGTTCATGAACGAACGCATCACCACCGCAACGACGGGCACCGATGAGCCGTCGCCACGCCCTGGTGTGACAAAACCTTCACGCCTACGGTTACTCCTATCGAGTCCGAGCGCAACCGCGGGTGCCATCATCGTCGGCATCGCCATCATCGTCGCCATCGTCTCGATCTGGTGGACACCGTATGGTCCTCTGGCTGTGAACACAGCTGCAGAGTTTCTCCGTCCGAGTCTTGCGCATCCACTTGGTACCGATGAGTATGGCCGAGACGTACTCTCGCGGCTGATGACGGGGACGCAGATCACCCTGTTGTCGAGTCTGGGTGCGGTTGCCATCGCTCTGGTGATTGGGGTGCCGGCCGGTCTCGTCGCTGCCTTCCGGCGCGGAGCGACTGGCGAGATCATTATGCGAGGGGCCGACCTGCTCTACTCCTTTCCTGCCCTCCTGGCCGCTATCACGTTGGTGGCCGCACTCGGTGCGTCTACCCTCACAGCCACCCTGGCCATCGGGATCGCCTCGATTCCCGTCTTTGCGAGGGTCACTCGATCGACTGCACTGGGCATTCTCTCAACCGACTACGTGCTCGCTGCGCGGGCCTATGGGCGCTCGAACATCCAGATCGCCCGGCGACATGTCCTGCCAAACATCATGCCAATTCTGGTAGCGCAGATCGCGCTCCTCCTTTCGGTGACCATTTTGGCGGTTGCCGCACTCTCGTACCTAGGCCTTGGCACACCACCACCCGCCCCGACCTGGGGCGGCATGCTCGAAAGCGCGCAGAACTACCTCTATCAAGACCCACTCCTGGCCCTCTGGCCCGGTCTCGCTATCGCCGTGACGGTCTTCGGCCTCAATGCGCTTGGCGATGGGTTGCGCGATATTCTCGACCCCACCCTCAAGGGACGATCATGAGTCTGCTAGAGGTCGCCGATCTTCGGCTCTCGATCGACGACACGGAACTGCTTCGCGGCATCAGCTTCCAGATGGCGCCCGCTGAACGCCTCGGTCTCATCGGGGAGTCTGGATCAGGAAAGTCGTTAACGGCATTGACCATCATGGGTCTTCTGCCCCCGCGAGGTCGTCGCTCGGGTTCGGTACGACTAGCAGATCAGGAACTCACTGACCTCAACGAACGACGCTACTCTCGCTTGCGCGGTGATCGGATCGCTATGATCTTCCAGGAACCGATGACCAGCTTAAACCCACTGATGCGAGTCGGAAAGCAGGTCGGCGAGGTGCTCCGGATCCATCAGGGTCTTTCTCGCAAGGCGAGTATTGCCCAGGCCATCACACTCCTTGAACGGGTCGGCTTCGACACACCAGCACAGCAAGCCCGTGCCTTTCCACATCAGCTCTCAGGAGGACAGCGCCAACGGGTGATGATCGCCACCGCGATCGCTTGCAACCCTGATCTGATCTTGGCGGACGAGCCAACGACGGCCCTCGACGTAACCGTCCAGGCACAGGTTCTTAAACTCTTAGGAGAGCTGACCACAGAGCATGGGTGTGCCTTGATGCT comes from the Ferrimicrobium sp. genome and includes:
- a CDS encoding ABC transporter permease → MNERITTATTGTDEPSPRPGVTKPSRLRLLLSSPSATAGAIIVGIAIIVAIVSIWWTPYGPLAVNTAAEFLRPSLAHPLGTDEYGRDVLSRLMTGTQITLLSSLGAVAIALVIGVPAGLVAAFRRGATGEIIMRGADLLYSFPALLAAITLVAALGASTLTATLAIGIASIPVFARVTRSTALGILSTDYVLAARAYGRSNIQIARRHVLPNIMPILVAQIALLLSVTILAVAALSYLGLGTPPPAPTWGGMLESAQNYLYQDPLLALWPGLAIAVTVFGLNALGDGLRDILDPTLKGRS
- a CDS encoding ABC transporter ATP-binding protein → MSLLEVADLRLSIDDTELLRGISFQMAPAERLGLIGESGSGKSLTALTIMGLLPPRGRRSGSVRLADQELTDLNERRYSRLRGDRIAMIFQEPMTSLNPLMRVGKQVGEVLRIHQGLSRKASIAQAITLLERVGFDTPAQQARAFPHQLSGGQRQRVMIATAIACNPDLILADEPTTALDVTVQAQVLKLLGELTTEHGCALMLISHDLAVVASVCERIQVMYGGVIVESGPTHELLRAPQHPYTRALLATSRGIEDLDQELFGQLPTIPGVVAEAGRFPQGCTFRGRCERESERCRSAPSAEGTQHQVRCWHPYGIKS
- a CDS encoding ABC transporter permease, with translation MRRLATLLITLFLASVLVFWILNILPGKPAQVILGTQATPSAVAALTAKLGLNRPLVAQYFHWIHGLLTLHLGDSYISSQPIAPVIGAALEVTGPLILGGLLVGLLIAVPLGIASAIRHTKRSGVVLSGLAQVGIAIPNFVLGILLIIVFAVDLKVLPASGFTTWSTSVTGALQSLILPAISLGLVEGAILARYIRTSVVEVLGADFLRTARAKGLRPNQALIRHGLRNASIPVLTVLGLELSGLIIGAVVIEAVFTLPGLGSLLLSSVANRDLITVQDIVMLVAATVLVVNLIVDLLYRIIDPRMGLRS
- a CDS encoding ABC transporter substrate-binding protein, which codes for MTTPPIMGEGKVGAKTTLIAARGRWLGYGYIQRGFLTRGEEMARSLRHLAQTTALVASAALMLAACGSTSSTAPSSTNKSTPLQMLTIGSSNVFPPTLNPTANASQAIDEVIDYNVLQHLVQLAPNGSIVPVLASSYTVSDANKVYTFTIRKGVTFSNGNPLTPADVVFSMKRVYAPGSTYPYGKIFDVSSVEQVGSDQVRVTLTTPSWNWLYDLAAYSNGVILDPSTVSTLATDPIGTGPFKVTGEVSNYSVSLARNNQYWGYKPHVSGVVFRYFSNADSLNAALQSGEVNMIDNLSAPSDATLFKSNPKYKVVSSLTNGKVQMTLNNTYGPLSNKLVRQAILFATDRKAIMNAASGGYGLIDGTDTVPADPYYINLASEYPYNVTKARKLMAEAGYSKGFSLQLVLPPYFYAKLAAPLLVSELGAIGIKVSVSTIDFPLWISQVFEGGDFQATIIDQAEGRDVSNYGTTGYYWHYAKTPEIASELTAANAAPTKAQWIAGYQKVLKQITADAVNDWLYIAPFITVIDKNIVGIPTSAYTESYNLSYVGIGGTIPTSAKQLGYLS